From Scleropages formosus chromosome 1, fSclFor1.1, whole genome shotgun sequence, a single genomic window includes:
- the kmt5aa gene encoding N-lysine methyltransferase KMT5A-A isoform X1, producing MVLLGRRKGPSGSKVKADDARSKGTKENKPEMNGDVLCNGQSTLHSYFSPGNARSPLHDNSIPLTPEGKAPLKYTLHTDGQRQGEVKLNSVKSEGDTSKVEEAEGARCLPCRTEEQQGELHEGVAEVHVEPSPGPGPSTNGNTCQPALKEGARRKVRAKKSNPRTTESKETQNKKVTDYYPVRRSSRKSKTELKSKEQQRINHLINSGIEEGMKVKYIEGKGRGVFAEKGFHKGEFVVEYHGDLLHIEDAKKREATYAQDPSTGCYMYYFQYLSKTYCVDATKETNRLGRLINHSKNGNCQTKLHNINGIPHLILVASRDIEKGEELLYDYGDRSKASIAAYPWLKH from the exons ATGGTCCTACTAGGCAGGAGGAAAGGACCGAGCGGGAGCAAAGTTAAAGCCGACGACGCACGGAGCAAGgggacaaaagaaaacaaaccagAAATGAACGGG GACGTCTTATGTAATGGTCAGTCTACGTTGCACAGCTATTTCAGCCCTGGCAATGCTCGCTCCCCCCTGCATGACAACTCCATCCCACTCACCCCTGAGGGAAAGGCTCCCCTGAAGTACACACTTCACACTGATGGGCAGAGGCAAGGTGAAG TAAAGCTGAACAGTGTGAAATCAGAGGGTGACACCTCCAAGGTGGAGGAGGCGGAGGGTGCGAGGTGCCTTCCATGCAGGACAGAGGAACAGCAAGGAGAACTCCATGAAGGGGTGGCTGAGGTGCATGTGGAGCCCTCACCTGGGCCTGGACCTTCTACCAATGGCAACACCTGTCAGCCTGCTCTGAAAGAAGGTGCCCGGCGCAAAGTCAGAGCAAAGAAGTCCAACCCAAGAAC aacagaaagcaaagaaacccaaaacaaaaaggTCACTGATTATTATCCTGTACGAAGAAGCTCTAGGAAGAGCAAAACTGAACTTAAG TCCAAAGAACAGCAACGCATCAATCATTTGATCAATAGTGGAATTGAAGAGGGAATGAAG GTTAAATACATTGAAGGAAAAGGGAGAGGGGTATTTGCTGAGAAAGGTTTCCACAAAGGGGAGTTTGTGGTGGAATACCATGGAGATCTACTTCATATTGAAGATGCTAAGAAGAGAGAAGCTACTTACGCACAAGACCCATCCACCGGTTGCTACATGTACTACTTCCAGTATCTCAGCAAAACTTACTG tgtggaTGCCACAAAAGAAACCAATCGCTTGGGAAGGCTGATCaaccacagtaaaaatggcaACTGCCAGACCAAACTCCACAACATCAATGGAATACCTCACCTGATACTGGTTGCTTCCAGAGACATTGAAAAGGGGGAGGAGCTGCTGTATGACTATGGTGATCGTAGCAAAGCTTCCATTGCAGCTTATCCCTGGCTGAAACACTGA
- the kmt5aa gene encoding N-lysine methyltransferase KMT5A-A isoform X3, whose protein sequence is MVLLGRRKGPSGSKVKADDARSKGTKENKPEMNGDVLCNGQSTLHSYFSPGNARSPLHDNSIPLTPEGKAPLKYTLHTDGQRQVKLNSVKSEGDTSKVEEAEGARCLPCRTEEQQGELHEGVAEVHVEPSPGPGPSTNGNTCQPALKEGARRKVRAKKSNPRTTESKETQNKKVTDYYPVRRSSRKSKTELKSKEQQRINHLINSGIEEGMKVKYIEGKGRGVFAEKGFHKGEFVVEYHGDLLHIEDAKKREATYAQDPSTGCYMYYFQYLSKTYCVDATKETNRLGRLINHSKNGNCQTKLHNINGIPHLILVASRDIEKGEELLYDYGDRSKASIAAYPWLKH, encoded by the exons ATGGTCCTACTAGGCAGGAGGAAAGGACCGAGCGGGAGCAAAGTTAAAGCCGACGACGCACGGAGCAAGgggacaaaagaaaacaaaccagAAATGAACGGG GACGTCTTATGTAATGGTCAGTCTACGTTGCACAGCTATTTCAGCCCTGGCAATGCTCGCTCCCCCCTGCATGACAACTCCATCCCACTCACCCCTGAGGGAAAGGCTCCCCTGAAGTACACACTTCACACTGATGGGCAGAGGCAAG TAAAGCTGAACAGTGTGAAATCAGAGGGTGACACCTCCAAGGTGGAGGAGGCGGAGGGTGCGAGGTGCCTTCCATGCAGGACAGAGGAACAGCAAGGAGAACTCCATGAAGGGGTGGCTGAGGTGCATGTGGAGCCCTCACCTGGGCCTGGACCTTCTACCAATGGCAACACCTGTCAGCCTGCTCTGAAAGAAGGTGCCCGGCGCAAAGTCAGAGCAAAGAAGTCCAACCCAAGAAC aacagaaagcaaagaaacccaaaacaaaaaggTCACTGATTATTATCCTGTACGAAGAAGCTCTAGGAAGAGCAAAACTGAACTTAAG TCCAAAGAACAGCAACGCATCAATCATTTGATCAATAGTGGAATTGAAGAGGGAATGAAG GTTAAATACATTGAAGGAAAAGGGAGAGGGGTATTTGCTGAGAAAGGTTTCCACAAAGGGGAGTTTGTGGTGGAATACCATGGAGATCTACTTCATATTGAAGATGCTAAGAAGAGAGAAGCTACTTACGCACAAGACCCATCCACCGGTTGCTACATGTACTACTTCCAGTATCTCAGCAAAACTTACTG tgtggaTGCCACAAAAGAAACCAATCGCTTGGGAAGGCTGATCaaccacagtaaaaatggcaACTGCCAGACCAAACTCCACAACATCAATGGAATACCTCACCTGATACTGGTTGCTTCCAGAGACATTGAAAAGGGGGAGGAGCTGCTGTATGACTATGGTGATCGTAGCAAAGCTTCCATTGCAGCTTATCCCTGGCTGAAACACTGA
- the kmt5aa gene encoding N-lysine methyltransferase KMT5A-A isoform X2 codes for MAKGRRKGPSGSKVKADDARSKGTKENKPEMNGDVLCNGQSTLHSYFSPGNARSPLHDNSIPLTPEGKAPLKYTLHTDGQRQGEVKLNSVKSEGDTSKVEEAEGARCLPCRTEEQQGELHEGVAEVHVEPSPGPGPSTNGNTCQPALKEGARRKVRAKKSNPRTTESKETQNKKVTDYYPVRRSSRKSKTELKSKEQQRINHLINSGIEEGMKVKYIEGKGRGVFAEKGFHKGEFVVEYHGDLLHIEDAKKREATYAQDPSTGCYMYYFQYLSKTYCVDATKETNRLGRLINHSKNGNCQTKLHNINGIPHLILVASRDIEKGEELLYDYGDRSKASIAAYPWLKH; via the exons ATGGCGAAAG GCAGGAGGAAAGGACCGAGCGGGAGCAAAGTTAAAGCCGACGACGCACGGAGCAAGgggacaaaagaaaacaaaccagAAATGAACGGG GACGTCTTATGTAATGGTCAGTCTACGTTGCACAGCTATTTCAGCCCTGGCAATGCTCGCTCCCCCCTGCATGACAACTCCATCCCACTCACCCCTGAGGGAAAGGCTCCCCTGAAGTACACACTTCACACTGATGGGCAGAGGCAAGGTGAAG TAAAGCTGAACAGTGTGAAATCAGAGGGTGACACCTCCAAGGTGGAGGAGGCGGAGGGTGCGAGGTGCCTTCCATGCAGGACAGAGGAACAGCAAGGAGAACTCCATGAAGGGGTGGCTGAGGTGCATGTGGAGCCCTCACCTGGGCCTGGACCTTCTACCAATGGCAACACCTGTCAGCCTGCTCTGAAAGAAGGTGCCCGGCGCAAAGTCAGAGCAAAGAAGTCCAACCCAAGAAC aacagaaagcaaagaaacccaaaacaaaaaggTCACTGATTATTATCCTGTACGAAGAAGCTCTAGGAAGAGCAAAACTGAACTTAAG TCCAAAGAACAGCAACGCATCAATCATTTGATCAATAGTGGAATTGAAGAGGGAATGAAG GTTAAATACATTGAAGGAAAAGGGAGAGGGGTATTTGCTGAGAAAGGTTTCCACAAAGGGGAGTTTGTGGTGGAATACCATGGAGATCTACTTCATATTGAAGATGCTAAGAAGAGAGAAGCTACTTACGCACAAGACCCATCCACCGGTTGCTACATGTACTACTTCCAGTATCTCAGCAAAACTTACTG tgtggaTGCCACAAAAGAAACCAATCGCTTGGGAAGGCTGATCaaccacagtaaaaatggcaACTGCCAGACCAAACTCCACAACATCAATGGAATACCTCACCTGATACTGGTTGCTTCCAGAGACATTGAAAAGGGGGAGGAGCTGCTGTATGACTATGGTGATCGTAGCAAAGCTTCCATTGCAGCTTATCCCTGGCTGAAACACTGA
- the rilpl2 gene encoding RILP-like protein 2, whose amino-acid sequence MQEVSDCSPALAFEKDAFELTVEDVYDISYVIGRDLLKIGGPGDVLSGLQFKIVRVLEMFETLVNKYNLTMEELKMERDNLKGELERLLGDCAIEHGTQMLGPDKLVVDLKDPNRPRFTMQELKEVLQERNQLKAQLLVAQEELQLYKSGVLPRAELPMSEVDLESSPPASHISENKEDGKEEKTTIRKLFSFRKK is encoded by the exons ATGCAAGAAGTGTCGGACTGCTCGCCCGCTCTGGCGTTCGAGAAGGACGCGTTCGAGCTCACCGTGGAGGACGTGTACGACATCTCCTACGTCATAGGCCGGGACCTGCTCAAGATCGGTGGCCCCGGGGACGTGCTCTCTGGGCTGCAGTTCAAGATCGTGCGCGTGCTCGAGATGTTCGAGACCCTGGTGAACAAGTACAACCTGACTATGGAGGAGCTGAAGATGGAGCGGGATAACCTGAAGGGCGAGCTAGAGCGGCTCCTGGGCGATTGCGCGATCGAGCACGGCACG CAAATGCTCGGCCCAGACAAGTTGGTGGTGGACCTGAAGGACCCCAACCGGCCACGCTTCACTATGCAAGAGCTTAAAGAGGTGCTTCAGGAGCGGAACCAGCTGAAGGCCCAGCTGCTGGTGGCCCAGGAAGAGCTGCAGCTCTACAAGAG TGGAGTTTTGCCCCGGGCAGAGCTGCCAATGTCAGAGGTAGATCTGGAGTCCTCGCCCCCAGCTAgccacatctcagagaataaaGAGGATGGAAAAGAAGAGAAGACCACAATCAGAAAACT GTTTTCATTTCGAAAGAAATAA